Genomic segment of Patescibacteria group bacterium:
CCAGCCTCCCTGTATGTTGATTAACTGCTGATAATATTGTCCTGTGAAAAAAGTGGTAAAGCGAAACCCGTTTTGTTGAGAAAGGAATTCAGCGGACTGAGGTGTTTTTTCCCACACTTTGATTTCCAACCTATCCATGGCGTTGTAATGGTAGCCGAATACCATAAGGTCGAAAAATGCGGCGCAAAGCAATGCAATGCCTATGAATGAGACAATCCTTTTTGAGAATATGATTTTTTTGATGTGCAGAAGCGCATCGAGCAATTGCTGGAATGCAAATCCCGCCAGGACTGCGATTGAAAAATCCACCCAAAGCAGGTATCTTCCGGGGATGCGAAACGAGGAAAACCCCGGTATCCATTTGAAACACCATGCATACACCGGATAGTATTTTCCCATCGCAAGGAAAATGGCAAAAAGCAGCGCACCGAGCCAGATTAGCTGGCGCCAAGCCCGTTTCCAGATGATAAAAGGAAGAGAAGCTGCGGCTAAAAATAAGGGAATGAGCCCGACATACCCGATATTTTCCCAGAAGAGACCTACTTTATTAATAAGCTCATTCCACGAGTCGGTATAGGAGAGGTAGGCAGGATTGCCAAAAGCAAAGGGCTCGAGAAAGGTAAGGAGGCTCTTTGGGTGGAACGGAAAGTTGGTCGCAAATGAAAATGAAGAAACGAGTTCGCGCGTAGAATAGTGCACCAGTTCCCACGTGGGCAAGATTTGCACTGCGGAGAGCGCGGCAAGGGCGATCGCGGCAACCGCCGCAAATCTCACCCAATTGCCTATAAGATGCAAGCCTTGGACGAGGCGTTCTTTCCATGAGTGAGAGGCAATGAGTTTCTGGAAATATGCGCCGATTATGTAGAGAATACTGGTGAATGCAAGGAAGAGGATAGTTTGGTAGACCACCTGTGAAGACCCGGCAAAGAGCATAAGCGCAAGCACGGCACCTAGCGCCAGCGCTTGCCTTGGTGAACGCGTTGCACGATAGCGGGAGACACAAACAAACGCAAGAGGAGTGAGCGAGGCTGACATGAAATAGACGACATGTTTTAGATGCCCCACGAAATAGCCGCTAAAGGCAAAGGTAATACCCGCGAGAGTCGCTCCCCATTCCTTGATGCCGATCGTGCGGCAATACCAGTACATCGCCAAAGCCGCGATGAGCGCATGAAGGGGGAAAAGTGCAGCAAATGCTTTTATAGGAGGCAAGATGAGGAAGAGCGCTTGGGTTAGAGGATAAAAAAAGGAGCTTGCGCCATTTGCGAACAATGGATAACCGCTCCCAATCCGCGAGGTCCAAAGGGGAGCAGAAAATTCCTTGAGTCTCTCGGCAGAGTATGCAAGATAGGGAAGATGCACCTGGAGAAGATCAGACCCTGCGGGGTCGCCGGAAAAGGGGACCGCTTGCAGCGTCACCTGCGGCCAATAATAAATTACTACTGCGAGGAAGAGGAACAGGAATGGCGATAGATGGGCAATTTTTTCTTTATATAGTGTGAAAGAAGGCGACATGAGTATACCGGATTAAATTTTAAGAAATGAATGATGTGGTCAGTGGAGAATTTAGTGATTAGACGTTAAATCATCGATCGAGGATTTTACGTCTTGTAGAATATAATGAAATAGCGTAGACCGCTAAGTAAGGTGGAAATGGCGTGTCAGTTCTTCCATTCCATCGAAGTACTCAATTCTGAGGAAGCGCACATAGCGCCCGACGTCATAGTAGTCCACGATCGCATTTATTTCGTCACGGCATTCGTAGGGGTATATCCATACACTCAAGTTGAGATAATGGAAACCGAGCTGTTTCAGTTTCCAACGCAGGGCATTTCTCGCTTTATTGAAGTTTTCTGGTATATCAAAAATCACCACCCGCCATTTTCCATCCCATCGCGGAGGTTTTTGTATGGTGAGTTGAGCGATATGTTTCTTTT
This window contains:
- a CDS encoding YfhO family protein, whose protein sequence is MSPSFTLYKEKIAHLSPFLFLFLAVVIYYWPQVTLQAVPFSGDPAGSDLLQVHLPYLAYSAERLKEFSAPLWTSRIGSGYPLFANGASSFFYPLTQALFLILPPIKAFAALFPLHALIAALAMYWYCRTIGIKEWGATLAGITFAFSGYFVGHLKHVVYFMSASLTPLAFVCVSRYRATRSPRQALALGAVLALMLFAGSSQVVYQTILFLAFTSILYIIGAYFQKLIASHSWKERLVQGLHLIGNWVRFAAVAAIALAALSAVQILPTWELVHYSTRELVSSFSFATNFPFHPKSLLTFLEPFAFGNPAYLSYTDSWNELINKVGLFWENIGYVGLIPLFLAAASLPFIIWKRAWRQLIWLGALLFAIFLAMGKYYPVYAWCFKWIPGFSSFRIPGRYLLWVDFSIAVLAGFAFQQLLDALLHIKKIIFSKRIVSFIGIALLCAAFFDLMVFGYHYNAMDRLEIKVWEKTPQSAEFLSQQNGFRFTTFFTGQYYQQLINIQGGWQNDLLWLQNVRELLPPDHSLFYRVESLPDYSPLPLDRSNKFFDIAHNNVFDTITIKQTPAISKYAYHMRDHNLSLLGLANVKYILSPVLLDSPLINETAHIILNEASESIYIYELTRVQQRAYLTARAIAVSSKDEATSALSQNDFDANIALAEYSSLPSLNASNYQAAITHTQEGLYKILTETDGNALLVLNESWYPGWRATIDGAETAIFPVNLAFQGIIVPEGEHRIEFQYRSQYFFWGAIVSGIAWFTLLIFTIQYWYRRHHCPHIHKSQ